Part of the Chloroflexota bacterium genome is shown below.
CTCTCGACCAGATGTTCATTGACCTGGGCGACACCGGCCACGGCATCCAGGTGGGCGACGTCGCGGCTTTCGACCGCACGTTCGAAGATTTGGGCGCCTGTGTAGTTTCCAAAGCCCTGGATGACCGCGTGGGTGTGGCTGTGCTGATTCGCACACTGCAAAACCTGAAGAGCACGCCCCACGAGGTCTATTTCGTCTTCAGCGTTCAGGAAGAAGTGGGCGTGCGCGGTGCGACCACCGCGGCTTTCCACATTGCGCCCGATGTAGGCATTGCGGTGGACGTCACCGGCTGGGGCGACACGCCCAAAGTGCCGCCGATGGTGGATGTAAAACTGGGAGCGGGCCCGGCCATCAAAATCCGCGACGGCGGCATGCTGGCCGACCCGCGGGTAGTGCACTGGATGATTGCCGCCGCGGAAAAGGCCAAAATCCCCTACCAGCGGGAAGTGCTGCTTTCCGGCAGCACCGACGCACGCGCCATTCAACTCAGCCGCGCCGGTGTGCCCGCGGGCACGATCTCCATCCCCTGCCGCTATGTGCACAGCCCCTCGGAGATGATCGACGTGCGCGATGCGGAAAACGCCGCCGCGCTCCTGGTGGCGCTGCTAAGCGAGAAGGAAATCGCGCTGTAACCCTGTGCACCTTGCCTTCCCCTTTCCCGCAAACGGCGTGCTCTGCCACTTCAACACTCGCGCTTCCACCCACGGTGCGCCAAAACAGGGCCAAAACAACAACGGCGGCCTCGCGATGAGGCCGCCGTTTTCCCTTCCGAGTCGATGAACACCATCAATAGGTCATCTCGTCCTTGGCGCTGATGCGCTGGCGGAAGGTGTAATAAGTCCACCCCTGGTAAACCAGCACAATCGGCACCAACACCAGCGCCACCACCGTCATGATTTTCAACGTCGCCGGGCTGGCCGAAGCGTTGTAAATCGTCAGGTTATAGGCAGGGTCGGTGCTGGAAGGCATCACATTGGGGTAAAGCGCAGCGAAGAAGCCCGCCGTCACACCCAAGATGGTCACGCCGCCAGCCCAGAAGGCCTTGAGCATGTCGCCTTTCTTGAGGAAGTAACCATCGAGCAACAGCGCAACCACTGCGATGCCCAGGAAGACCAGCGACAGCGTCAGATACTGGGCTTTGGAAAGCACTTCAGGGTAAGAGTAGAGCAAGAACAGCACGGCCACCACCAGCGTTGCCACCCACATGCGGTTGGCAATGCGCGCGGCCTGCTTTTCCAGCCCGTTGGTGAGTTTCAGCGCCAGGTAAGTTGCACCGTGCATCAAGAAGAGCACCACGAAGGTAATGCCGCCCAGCAGGGCATAGGGGTTGAGCAGGTTGAAAAACCCACCAGTGTAGTGCATGTTGGCGTCAATCGGCACACCACGCACAATGTTGGCAATGGCCACACCCCACAGCAGGGCAGGGAGCAGGCTGCCAATCCAGATCAACCAGTCCCACGTGCTGCGCCAGCTTTCGCTTTCCTCTTTACTGCGGAACTCGAAGCCCACACCACGGAAAATCAGCGCCAGCAGCATCAGCACGAGGGGAATATAGAACCCGCTGAAGAGCGTCGCGTACCACTGCGGGAAGGAGGCAAACAGCGCCCCACCAGCGGTAATCATCCACACTTCGTTGCCGTCCCAGAAGGGGCCAATCGTATTGAGGATGGCCCGGCGTTCCTCATCGCGCTTGCCGAGGAAGGGGAGCAACATCCCCACGCCGTAGTCGAAGCCTTCCAGGAAGAAGAAGCCAATAAACAGCACGGTAATCAAAATAAACCAAAGGGTCTTGAGATCCATGGCTAAACCTCCTAAGAAACGGAGCCGCGTGGCTTAGTCGGCCGCCGCGGGAGTTTGGGCCGGCGCAGCGTGCAGGTGCTTCACCACCAGTTTGACCCCTACATAGGTGAGCACGATATACACCACGCCCAGGCTCAACAGCGAAAAGAGCACTTCGCCACCGCTCACGACCGAGGCGGGCGACACACCATCTTTCGTCCTCAGCAAGCCGTATACCACCCACGGCTGGCGGCCAATTTCGGCCATCATCCACCCCGTCGTCGAGGCGAGGTAAGGCAACAAAATCGACCACACCATGACCTTGGCAAACCACGGCTTCTCAGCCATCGAAATGCCCTTGATGTTCAAATACCACAGGTAGAGCAACAGCAACAGCATCAAGCCCCCAGAATACACCATCAAGCGGAACGACCAATAAGTCACACCCACCGGCGGGATGTAATCGCCGGGGCCGTATTTGGCTTCCATCTTCTTTTGCACTTCGTCAATGCCTTCGACCTTGCTGTGGAAGTCCCCATACGAAAGGTAGCTCAAGAAAGCAGGAATGCGGATATCAAGGTGGTTGGTCTGCGTCTTTTCGTCAGGAATGGCGAAAAACGAGAAGTGCGCCGGCTGTTCGGAATGCCAGAGCGCCTCCGCGGCGGCCATCTTGGAAGGCTGCTCCCGCACGAGGAACTGCCCCTGGAAGTGCCCCACGGTCATCACCAGAATGACGCCGATGAGGCCGTAGATCGTCGCCCAGCGCACCGAGAGGTCCAGCATGGCTTTGTCGCCGCGCTTGATGAGGTAAAGGTAAGCGCTCAAGCCAATGACCACAAAAGCCGCCGTGGTCATGCCGGCAAAGAACACATGCGGGAACTGGTAGAGCACATTGGTGTTCGTCGCCACCTCGGCAAAATTCTTCATGATCACGCCGTGCTCCCCCATCGTGTAACCGGTCGGGCGCTGCATGAACGAATTGGCGATCAAAATCCAAATTGCAGAGAGGTTCGAGCCAATGGCCGTCAACCACAGCACCGTGGCATGCACCTTCGGCGAGAGCTTGTCCCACCCGAAAATCCACACACCGATGAAAGTAGATTCCAGGTAGAAAGCCAGCAAGGCTTCCACAGCCAACGGCGCGCCGAAGATGTCGCCCATGAAGCGGGCGTACTCCGACCAGTTCAGGCCAAACTGGAATTCCTGAACAATGCCGGAAACCACGCCCAGGGCAAAGTTAATCAGAAACACCTTGCCCCAAAACTTCACGGCATCCCGGTACACCTCTTTCCCCGTCCGCACGTAGGCGGTTTCCATAATCGCCAGCAGAATGGAAATGCCCAACGTCAACGGTACGAAGAAGAAGTGAATGATGGTGAGGATGGCAAACTGCCACCGAGCCAAAGCAAGTGGGTTCATCTGAAACCTCCTAACGATGCCAGGATGTGGGCGCCACCACACGCCCAAAAGAGAGATAGAAGGTGCTCCTCACACAAACGGCGTCCGTGTGGCCCGCACGGCCAACGCCGAACCACCCTACTCCAACAACGCGGCAACCCGCTGAGGGACCCCCTGGCTCTCGCGCGCCAGCTGAGCGATGCTCACACCGCCCAGTTCTTTCCGAATCAACGCGCGCAAACGCGCCCAGCGCTTTCGCACCGGGCAATCCTCACTCAACGGGCAAAAGTCGGGGTCATCAATACACGGCGAAATTTCTACAGGCTCTTCACATGCTTCGACCACATCCAGCAGGCTGATTTCCTCAGCCGGCTTCGCCAACCACACGCCCCCCTTGCTGCCCCGCCGTGAGACAATCAGCCCGGCATGGGTCAGGTCTGCCACAATCCGCTTGACAAACGGCAAGGGGATAAGCATCTCATCTACCACTTCCTGAACCACTCGCGGGCCTTCATCCTGATGCATGGCTAAACTAATCAACACCCGTACAGCATAATCAGTTCGTCGGCTAATGCGTAACATAATTGTAGGTATCCTTTCCTCAAAGTAGCCTCAAACGGGCAATCTCATCCGGCCTTAATGTTACCACAGATGTAAACTTCTCGCCAGTAGGGAACCCCCATTTTTCCAAAATTCCTCCTCTCTCGCACCACCCTTCCCCTTGGTATAATGCATTCCCGTCCAAAATTTCCCCAAGCCGGTGCCTTATGCGAGCATTCAAAATTTTTGCCCTTCTTTTCGCCACGCTGGCCCTGGTCGCCGCAGGCTGCACAACCCGCCCCGCTCCCCAGGCCACGCCCACGGCCACCAGCCTCGCCACACCCACAGCCACTCCCACACCCGCCGCCCCTCCCACCCATTTACGGGTGTGGTTGCCGCCATCCCTGGCGCCCGATGCTTCCCCCCACGCTGCCGACCTGCTGAACACGCGCCTGCAGGCCTTTGCCGCTGCGCACAACATCACCATCGAAGTGCGCGTCAAGCCCCTCAATGGTCCGGCAGCCATGCTCACCACCCTCAACGCCACCCGCACCGTCGCCCCCGACGCCGTACCCGACATCGTGCTCATGCCGCGCACCCTCCTGGAAGCCGCAGCCGTCAAAGGGCTGGCCTTCCCCCTGCCCGAAGCCGCGTTCACCACCCCCCTCAGCGCCGACGATTGGTTCCCCTACGCCCAGCACCTCGCCACCCTGCAAGGCGTGACCTACGGCGTTCCCTTCGCTGGCGATGCCTTTGGCCTGGTCTACCACCCCAAAGCCTTCCCCGAGCCCCCAAAAACATGGGAAGCCTGGTTACAAGCCCCTCAAGCGTGGGTGCTCCCCCTGGGTGACCCCCAGGCCTACGCTCTGCTGGCGCTCTATCGCGCGGCAGGCGGCGCGTGGGAAGACAAGACCGGCCGCCCCTCTCTTGACAAAGACACCTTGGCCGCCGTGCTCACACTGTTACAGGAAGCCCAGAGCAAACACCTCTTGAGCAATGCCCTGCTGGAAATCACCGACGACCACATGCTCTGGGCGCGTTATCAAGGGGAGGCCCAGGCCCTGCTACTGACCCGCATCTCACACCTGTTGCCAGGGCCCGACCCGCGGCGCATGGCCCCCATCCCCGCGGGGGAAAACGGCAAACCTGTGGCTTTCAGCGATGGCCTGCTCTGGGCACTGACCACCCCCGACCCCAACCGCCAAACCCTCGCCGTGGCGCTGCTCGCCGACCTGGGCACGCCCGATTTCGTCGCCCAGTGGACGGAAGCCGCCGGCTACCTGCCGCCGCGGCAGTCTGCGCTGGAAAAATGGGAAAACCCGGAGCATCGCGCCCTCGTCAAAGGCATCCTCCCCGTGCTGCAACCCGCACCGCCGCCGGAAGTGTTGACCGTGCTGGGGCCGCTGGTGCACCAGGCCGCCGCTCAGGTGCTGACCGGCAAACAGTCCCCCGCCTCGGCTGCCCAATGGGCCGTGAGCACGCTGAACGGGCAGGGCGGCGGGTAAGCCACGCTTTGCACGGAGGTGAAAGATGCCTG
Proteins encoded:
- a CDS encoding M42 family peptidase; this translates as MKQLLQQLTQIPGPSGYEHQIRDAIRDLVADFADEITTDALGNLIVRKGAKGQGKRIMLAAHMDEIGVMVSHIDENGFARFAPIGGVRPAYCLGGRVRFLNGRVGIINQEKTADPAKTPSLDQMFIDLGDTGHGIQVGDVAAFDRTFEDLGACVVSKALDDRVGVAVLIRTLQNLKSTPHEVYFVFSVQEEVGVRGATTAAFHIAPDVGIAVDVTGWGDTPKVPPMVDVKLGAGPAIKIRDGGMLADPRVVHWMIAAAEKAKIPYQREVLLSGSTDARAIQLSRAGVPAGTISIPCRYVHSPSEMIDVRDAENAAALLVALLSEKEIAL
- a CDS encoding extracellular solute-binding protein, giving the protein MRAFKIFALLFATLALVAAGCTTRPAPQATPTATSLATPTATPTPAAPPTHLRVWLPPSLAPDASPHAADLLNTRLQAFAAAHNITIEVRVKPLNGPAAMLTTLNATRTVAPDAVPDIVLMPRTLLEAAAVKGLAFPLPEAAFTTPLSADDWFPYAQHLATLQGVTYGVPFAGDAFGLVYHPKAFPEPPKTWEAWLQAPQAWVLPLGDPQAYALLALYRAAGGAWEDKTGRPSLDKDTLAAVLTLLQEAQSKHLLSNALLEITDDHMLWARYQGEAQALLLTRISHLLPGPDPRRMAPIPAGENGKPVAFSDGLLWALTTPDPNRQTLAVALLADLGTPDFVAQWTEAAGYLPPRQSALEKWENPEHRALVKGILPVLQPAPPPEVLTVLGPLVHQAAAQVLTGKQSPASAAQWAVSTLNGQGGG
- the cydB gene encoding cytochrome d ubiquinol oxidase subunit II; protein product: MDLKTLWFILITVLFIGFFFLEGFDYGVGMLLPFLGKRDEERRAILNTIGPFWDGNEVWMITAGGALFASFPQWYATLFSGFYIPLVLMLLALIFRGVGFEFRSKEESESWRSTWDWLIWIGSLLPALLWGVAIANIVRGVPIDANMHYTGGFFNLLNPYALLGGITFVVLFLMHGATYLALKLTNGLEKQAARIANRMWVATLVVAVLFLLYSYPEVLSKAQYLTLSLVFLGIAVVALLLDGYFLKKGDMLKAFWAGGVTILGVTAGFFAALYPNVMPSSTDPAYNLTIYNASASPATLKIMTVVALVLVPIVLVYQGWTYYTFRQRISAKDEMTY
- a CDS encoding cytochrome ubiquinol oxidase subunit I — protein: MNPLALARWQFAILTIIHFFFVPLTLGISILLAIMETAYVRTGKEVYRDAVKFWGKVFLINFALGVVSGIVQEFQFGLNWSEYARFMGDIFGAPLAVEALLAFYLESTFIGVWIFGWDKLSPKVHATVLWLTAIGSNLSAIWILIANSFMQRPTGYTMGEHGVIMKNFAEVATNTNVLYQFPHVFFAGMTTAAFVVIGLSAYLYLIKRGDKAMLDLSVRWATIYGLIGVILVMTVGHFQGQFLVREQPSKMAAAEALWHSEQPAHFSFFAIPDEKTQTNHLDIRIPAFLSYLSYGDFHSKVEGIDEVQKKMEAKYGPGDYIPPVGVTYWSFRLMVYSGGLMLLLLLYLWYLNIKGISMAEKPWFAKVMVWSILLPYLASTTGWMMAEIGRQPWVVYGLLRTKDGVSPASVVSGGEVLFSLLSLGVVYIVLTYVGVKLVVKHLHAAPAQTPAAAD
- a CDS encoding Rrf2 family transcriptional regulator, whose amino-acid sequence is MLRISRRTDYAVRVLISLAMHQDEGPRVVQEVVDEMLIPLPFVKRIVADLTHAGLIVSRRGSKGGVWLAKPAEEISLLDVVEACEEPVEISPCIDDPDFCPLSEDCPVRKRWARLRALIRKELGGVSIAQLARESQGVPQRVAALLE